CCTCGTTCGCGGCCAGGATGAGCTCACGCAGCAGGGTGTTCACCGGGCCGGCGTCGCCGTACGCGTGCGACACCTTGAGCGCCACGTACCCGCCGCCGACCAGGATCCGCACCGGGTGGTGTCCCCGCGGCTCGGCCTGCAGGCGCCGGGTCATCGCGTCGAAGTCCACCGGGCCGGGCCCGGCGTCGGTCACCGCGTCGAGCACGTAGGTCGCGAAGCTCGCCGCGTCCATGTGCTGCCACTTGGCGCCGGACCGGTCCAGCCGGGAGACCGCCCGGTGCGACGGATCGGCCAGGTGCAGCCCGACCAGGGCGTTGCGCAGCCGGTCCGCGGTGACCCCGGTCAGCGGGCCGACCGTGCGGATGTACTCCAGCGGCAGCCACGCCTTCTCGTGCAGGGTCAGGCTGGTGGTGGACATGACATTCACTCCCTCTGCCGGCGCCGTCTCGTCGACGACGGGCGCGAATACAACCTTGAGCACGGTCGGCGCGACCAGCACGGTCTCGATCGCCATCACCACGGCGACCCAGGTGACCAGGTCGGTCAGGTCCCCGTGGGTGCCGCCCCACCAGGCCGCGAGCAGTTCGGCCGCACCGGCGAAGACCGAGAAGATCCCGGCGCCGCGGACCTTGCCCCGCACCCGGGACACGGCGAGGAAGAAGTGGTGGAAGACGAACGGGACGTAGGTCAGCGTCAGGATGGCGAGCGCCGAGCCGGCCGTCTCGGCGTACGCGCTGCCGAACACCGACATGATCGGCTCGGCCAGCAGCATCACCACCAGCGCCACCGGGACGCCACCGGCCAGGCAGATCAGCAGACCCATCCGGACCTTGCCGCGCAGCGCGGCCTTGTCGCCGGCGGCCACCGCGAACAGCGTGAGCGCCACGTTGCCGGGGACCATGGCCAGGAACGACAGCACCATGAACGCGGTGTAGAAGGCGGCGTTCGCCTCGGCCGAGAGCACCGCGGTGACCACCAGTGGCAGGGCCGCCCGGGGCAGGTAGGTGGCCAGGTTCAGCAGGTTGTGGTCGAAGGTGGCCCGGCCCCGGCCGTGCAGCAGCGACACCCGCGGGCGCAGCGAGTCGATCATGCCGCGCCGGCGTACCGCCCGGTGCAGGATCGCGGTCGACGCGACGATGCCGGCCACCCAGGTGAGCAGCAGCTCGCCGCCGGTCAGCGTGATCGGCAGCAGCGCGAGCACACCGAGCAGGACCAGCTTGATCACCGAGAACCAGGCGTTGCGCATCAGCTGCAACGGGCCCTGGAGCAGGCCGACCATGGCCTCGTCGAGGACCAGCGTCATGGCGTTCAGCGCGATGCCGGCTACCAGCAGCACGGTGCCCGGGACGCCGCCCATCGCCGCTTGCAGGCTGGGGATCCAGAGGTGCGCGGCGGCCACGTAGAGCAGGCCGCCGGCGGTCGCCGCGGCGCCCGCGACCAGCAGGCAGGTGGAGATCAGGTCCCACTTGCCGCGGCGGATCGCCGGCAG
Above is a genomic segment from Actinoplanes ianthinogenes containing:
- a CDS encoding lipopolysaccharide biosynthesis protein — its product is MTARRGILAALRGHVDLFLNAGSLMATTLVTSAFGFAYWWIAARVATPAAVGQASAAVSAMTLIGTIGMFGMGTMLISDLPAIRRGKWDLISTCLLVAGAAATAGGLLYVAAAHLWIPSLQAAMGGVPGTVLLVAGIALNAMTLVLDEAMVGLLQGPLQLMRNAWFSVIKLVLLGVLALLPITLTGGELLLTWVAGIVASTAILHRAVRRRGMIDSLRPRVSLLHGRGRATFDHNLLNLATYLPRAALPLVVTAVLSAEANAAFYTAFMVLSFLAMVPGNVALTLFAVAAGDKAALRGKVRMGLLICLAGGVPVALVVMLLAEPIMSVFGSAYAETAGSALAILTLTYVPFVFHHFFLAVSRVRGKVRGAGIFSVFAGAAELLAAWWGGTHGDLTDLVTWVAVVMAIETVLVAPTVLKVVFAPVVDETAPAEGVNVMSTTSLTLHEKAWLPLEYIRTVGPLTGVTADRLRNALVGLHLADPSHRAVSRLDRSGAKWQHMDAASFATYVLDAVTDAGPGPVDFDAMTRRLQAEPRGHHPVRILVGGGYVALKVSHAYGDAGPVNTLLRELILAANEGRAARIAPSARHRWALPKAWWKQFGLHPDRWRTGLSFPAPPHAEPGPTRPWQAGLTVRTARSSLVLGQMRTWRDEYAPGVTTSAITFAAFTSALVELGLEPDLTGGTFLADARRYLGPGVSIDSNFCMGPYLRPENLIDPMSIHKTLKAELATGRILTMIALREGKLLLTGAPGLPDPFPSEIATRPRPRLTFSNQGRHDVLGDLPWAVDAAGRVNQSVPTLNGPEGVTLTTSEMNGVLHLEATFHASTYDPQVVQRALDLVCSDPAGLIMARR